The following coding sequences lie in one Thamnophis elegans isolate rThaEle1 unplaced genomic scaffold, rThaEle1.pri scaffold_253_arrow_ctg1, whole genome shotgun sequence genomic window:
- the TRIM32 gene encoding E3 ubiquitin-protein ligase TRIM32, whose translation MAAAPQLNSDALREVLECPICMECFTEDHLRPKLLHCGHTICKQCSEKLLASSINGIRCPFCSKVTRIASLAQLTDNLTVLKIIDTAGLSETVGVLMCKACGRRLPKHFCRTCSLVLCEPCKESERLHQHHPVVAIKEAADEKRRDFGARLGRLRELMGDLQKRKGSLEGVSKDLQGRYKAVLQEYSKEERKVQEELARSRKFFTGSLSEVEKVNSQIMEEQAYLLNIAEVQIVSRCDYFLAKIKQGDIALLEDEGEEEEPELMSSLPKELTLQEVELLKVGHIGPLQIGQVVKKPRSINVEETLMETTVEASGSFREADLPAEEVNPLSHCSSPAKPRMSEATSSIQQCHFLKKMGSKGNTPGTFNLPVSLHVTPQGEVLVADRGNFRIQVFTRKGFLKEIRRSPSGIDSFVLSFLGADLPNLTPLSVTMNCHGLIGVTDSYDNSMKVYTMDGHCVACHRSQLSKPWGITALPSGQFVVTDVEGGKLWCFTVDRGVGVVKYTCLCSAVRPKFVTCDTEGTIYFTQGLGLNLENRQHEHHLEGGFSIGSVGPDGQLGRQISHFFSENEDFRCIAGMCVDSRGDLIVADSSRKEILHFPKGGGYNILIREGLTCPVGIAVTPKGQLLVLDCWDHCIKIYSYHLRRYSTP comes from the coding sequence ATGGCTGCTGCCCCTCAACTCAACTCGGACGCCCTCCGCGAAGTCTTGGAGTGCCCCATATGCATGGAGTGCTTCACCGAAGACCACCTGCGACCCAAGCTGCTCCACTGCGGCCACACCATCTGCAAACAGTGCTCGGAGAAACTCCTGGCCAGCAGCATCAACGGCATCCGTTGTCCCTTCTGTAGCAAAGTCACCCGGATCGCCAGCCTGGCTCAGCTGACCGACAACCTGACCGTCTTGAAGATCATCGACACGGCGGGGCTGAGCGAGACCGTCGGTGTTCTCATGTGCAAAGCGTGTGGGCGGAGGCTGCCCAAGCACTTCTGCCGGACCTGCAGCCTGGTGCTGTGCGAGCCTTGCAAAGAGTCGGAACGCCTCCACCAGCATCACCCCGTGGTGGCCATCAAAGAAGCCGCTGACGAGAAGAGGAGGGACTTTGGGGCCAGGCTGGGACGCCTCCGCGAGCTGATGGGGGATCTTCAGAAGAGGAAGGGGTCCCTGGAAGGGGTTTCGAAGGACCTCCAAGGCAGGTACAAAGCCGTCCTCCAAGAGTACAGCAAAGAAGAGCGCAAGGTCCAAGAAGAGTTGGCCAGGTCGCGGAAGTTCTTCACCGGCTCCCTCTCCGAGGTGGAGAAGGTGAACAGCCAGATCATGGAGGAGCAAGCTTACCTCCTCAACATTGCCGAGGTCCAGATTGTCTCGCGCTGCGATTACTTCCTTGCCAAAATCAAACAGGGAGACATCGCCCTTCTTGAGGacgaaggagaagaggaggaaccaGAGCTGATGAGCAGCCTTCCCAAAGAGCTGACTCTACAAGAGGTGGAACTCCTCAAGGTTGGCCATATTGGACCTCTCCAGATAGGGCAAGTGGTCAAGAAACCCCGGAGCATCAACGTCGAGGAGACCTTGATGGAGACAACAGTGGAAGCATCGGGGTCCTTCAGAGAAGCAGATCTCCCTGCAGAAGAGGTCAACCCATTGTCCCATTGCTCTTCGCCAGCGAAGCCAAGGATGTCCGAGGCAACCTCCAGCATCCAACAGTGCCACTTTCTCAAGAAAATGGGCTCAAAGGGTAACACACCAGGCACGTTCAACCTGCCGGTCAGCCTTCACGTCACCCCGCAAGGAGAGGTCCTCGTGGCGGACCGTGGCAACTTCCGCATCCAAGTCTTTACCCGTAAGGGTTTTTTGAAGGAAATTCGCCGGAGCCCCAGCGGGATCGACAGTTTTGTTCTCAGCTTCCTCGGGGCTGACTTGCCCAACCTGACTCCCTTGTCGGTCACCATGAACTGCCACGGGCTGATCGGGGTGACCGACAGCTACGACAACTCGATGAAAGTGTACACCATGGACGGGCACTGCGTGGCGTGCCACCGAAGCCAGCTGAGCAAGCCATGGGGCATCACCGCCTTGCCCTCGGGGCAGTTTGTGGTGACCGATGTTGAAGGAGGCAAGCTGTGGTGCTTCACGGTGGACCGGGGAGTCGGGGTGGTGAAGTACACCTGTCTCTGCAGCGCCGTGCGTCCTAAGTTTGTCACTTGCGACACCGAAGGGACCATCTACTTCACCCAGGGGCTGGGCCTGAATCTGGAGAACCGCCAACACGAACATCACCTGGAAGGTGGGTTTTCCATCGGCTCCGTCGGTCCGGACGGACAGCTGGGCCGacaaatcagtcactttttttccgaGAATGAAGATTTCCGCTGTATCGCCGGCATGTGTGTGGACTCGCGGGGGGATTTGATTGTGGCCGACAGCAGCCGCAAAGAAATCTTACATTTCCCCAAAGGGGGCGGCTACAATATCCTCATCCGGGAAGGTCTGACCTGCCCCGTTGGCATAGCTGTCACCCCCAAAGGTCAGCTGTTGGTCCTGGACTGTTGGGATCATTGCATTAAGATTTATAGTTACCACTTGAGAAGGTATTCGACACCTTAA